A DNA window from Setaria viridis chromosome 2, Setaria_viridis_v4.0, whole genome shotgun sequence contains the following coding sequences:
- the LOC117846130 gene encoding uncharacterized protein, whose product MARESRSGVLSETGSCAGTPRSVQSSCSLQHRYSSRSILKTHEGALDMSPRFSYCKPTTHREKMFDRRHSLNLPEQLPGHYSRKVTERTQRATSKSVADLVGEIAALEQEVIRKELHLLALYRRAFDQYVSESCSFTSEQVDQETLKTIDEGALRLRDIKHSAAFNLPTVSKSEVIKSGARHSSLVNFLSASISEYVPKISCKLSEDILSCIAAVYCKLSSTQPQDAESKTSPSPSVSSSSTFSPRRRNDSWSPRYNFDSPRQYGLQKERNEQNIGMIVIPRIRIDADKFDYASKMLETIRSLIQRLEKVDPLKMTHEEQLCFWINIHNALVMHAFLAYGLHDKRMKSTDMILKAAYNVGGQSVNAQTIQNSILGCQSHRPSLWVRALFTPAKRSTAGTARHPYALHQPEPIAHFALSTGAFSDPPVRLYTAKKIHEQLEAARTEFIQGSVAVRKQALLLPKVLHYYARDAGLELRHLVELVCESMSDAQRDAAQQLQQCLRRRADRCVEWMPYKSSFRYVVHRDLADD is encoded by the exons ATGGCAAGGGAATCGAGGTCAGGGGTGCTGTCGGAGACGGGGTCCTGCGCCGGCACGCCGAGGTCGGTTCAATCGTCTTGCAGTCTCCAGCACCGGTACTCTTCACGGAG CATTCTGAAGACGCACGAAGGTGCACTGGACATGTCACCACGATTCTCCTATTGCAAGCCT ACCACACATAGAGAGAAGATGTTCGACAGAAGGCACTCACTTAACTTGCCAGAGCAATTGCCGGGCCATTACTCCAGAAAAGTGACAGAACGAACCCAAAGGGCTACCTCAAAG TCTGTTGCAGATTTAGTTGGGGAGATTGCAGCTCTCGAGCAGGAAGTTATACGCAAGGAACTGCATCTGCTTGCCCTATATAGAAGAGCATTCGATCAGTATGTATCTGAATCCTGCAGCTTCACAAGCGAG CAGGTGGATCAAGAAACACTGAAAACAATTGACGAGGGCGCACTTCGTTTGAGGGATATAAAGCACTCTGCAGCCTTCAACTTGCCAACCGTCTCAAAATCT GAGGTAATCAAATCAGGTGCAAGGCATTCCAGCCTTGTGAACTTCTTGAGTGCTTCTATTTCCGAATATGTGCCTAAGATCTCATGCAAATTATCCGAGGACATTTTAAGCTGCATTGCTGCTGTCTACTGCAAACTTTCAAGCACGCAACCGCAAGATGCAGAAAGCAAGACTTCACCAAGTCCTTCTGTTTCATCTTCAAGTACCTTTTCTCCGAGGCGCCGTAATGACAGTTGGAGCCCTCGGTACAACTTCGATAGCCCACGCCAGTATGGATTACAGAAAGAGAGGAATGAACAAAACATAGGCATGATTGTCATTCCGAGGATACGCATTGATGCTGACAAGTTTGATTATGCCTCAAAAATGTTGGAGACTATCAG GTCCCTGATACAGCGCCTTGAAAAAGTTGACCCACTGAAGATGACACATGAGGAGCAGCTCTGCTTTTGGATTAATATCCACAATGCTCTAGTGATGCAT GCTTTTCTGGCCTATGGTCTACATGATAAACGCATGAAGAGCACGGACATGATTCTAAAG GCTGCGTATAATGTGGGCGGGCAATCAGTGAACGCACAGACCATTCAGAACTCAATTCTTGGATGCCAATCCCATCGTCCATCCTTG TGGGTACGTGCGCTGTTCACGCCGGCGAAAAGATCCACGGCAGGGACGGCCAGGCACCCCTACGCCCTCCACCAACCGGAGCCGATCGCGCACTTCGCGCTGTCAACCGGCGCATTTTCAGACCCGCCC GTCCGGCTGTACACGGCGAAGAAGATACACGAGCAGCTGGAGGCGGCGCGGACGGAGTTCATCCAGGGGAGCGTGGCGGTGAGGAAGcaggcgctgctgctgcccaAGGTCCTGCACTACTACGCCAGGGACGCCGGGCTGGAGCTGCGGCACCTGGTGGAGCTGGTGTGTGAGAGCATGTCGGACGCCCAGCGGGATGCGgcccagcagctgcagcagtgcCTGAGGAGGAGGGCCGACAGGTGCGTCGAGTGGATGCCGTACAAGTCCTCGTTCAGATACGTTGTACATAGGGACCTGGCTGACGACTAG
- the LOC117845642 gene encoding uncharacterized protein, whose product MGSCVSFSRSAAAASTAEERSTQRAPVATAKVVNLDGSMAQFAGPVTAREAMLALGDGGGRQRAPSPPRFLCGSDELGFDAPARALAADEALQPGQLYFVLPAPMLRRPLSGNDMAALAVRAATALAAEAGLAAGGGVMSPQRRRTKQGGAAGKGRRRRQSTARVAPLLVVSGNGKDGPSDGSWNNDMRGGLATREAVVHDGGSRTVGKARRGAAYRSGARRRPGVQRLSAIAEDNE is encoded by the coding sequence ATGGGCTCCTGCGTCTCGTTCtcgcgctcggcggcggcggcgtcaacAGCGGAGGAGCGGTCGACCCAGCGAGCGCCGGTGGCCACCGCCAAGGTCGTGAACCTGGACGGCTCCATGGCGCAGTTCGCGGGCCCTGTCACGGCGCGCGAGGCGATGCTGGCGCTTGGCGACGGCGGTGGGCGCCAgcgcgcgccctcgccgccgcggttcCTCTGCGGCTCCGACGAGCTCGGCTTCgacgcgcccgcccgcgcgctggCCGCGGACGAGGCGCTCCAGCCGGGGCAGCTCTACTTCGTGCTGCCCGCGCCGATGCTGCGCCGGCCGCTGTCCGGGAACGACatggccgcgctcgccgtcaGGGCCGCCACGGCGCTCGCGGCCGAggcgggcctcgccgccggtggtggAGTCATGTCGCCCCAGCGACGGCGAACGAAGCAGGGCGGGGCGGCcggcaaggggcggcggcggcggcagtcgaCGGCGCGAGTGGCTCCGCTTCTAGTCGTCAGCGGCAACGGCAAGGACGGCCCGTCCGATGGTTCTTGGAACAACGACATGCGCGGCGGACTCGCAACGCGCGAGGCGGTAGTACACGACGGCGGCAGCCGTACGGTTGGGAAGGCGAGACGGGGAGCTGCTTACAGGAGCGGCGCTCGCCGTCGTCCCGGCGTGCAGAGGTTAAGCGCCATCGCCGAAGACAACGAGTGA
- the LOC117842469 gene encoding uncharacterized protein, whose product MSPTPRRASPRRRMTARSCTSATRSTGWPASTSRTCSCAWGARSTAPGSVSCARPAASSSTSSARWRRRCSTTTPSTPSTPTSCSSPNQQVHTNHTAISLNCIGMLWNAKLLNGFVCVLGGFLRCKCDICGKAVKGFSFRCASCGFDMHPCCAAMSARMELPAAHEHPLVLAPAAGGGEETSFVCQVCRRARRGHHLVYQCLPCGYCLHARCAKDMVNGLYAHGIVPPERRSALAAAARVTVNALFGVIGGLIEGIGEGIGEAFVENIGRSRRSFR is encoded by the coding sequence ATGTCCCCGACCCCGAGACGAGCGAGCCCGAGGCGGAGGATGACGGCGAGATCGTGCACTTCAGCCACCCGGAGCACCGGCTGGCCCGCTTCGACTTCCCGTACCTGTTCATGTGCATGGGGTGCAAGGAGTACGGCGCCGGGAAGCGTTTCATGTGCCAGACCTGCGGCTTCCAGCTCCACGAGTTCTGCGCGCTGGCGCCGCCGTTGCTCCACGACCACCCCTTCCACCCCAAGCACCCCCACCTCCTGTTCTTCGCCAAACCAGCAGGTACACACGAATCACACTGCTATCTCTTTGAATTGCATTGGAATGCTTTGGAACGCGAAACTTTTGAATGGTTTTGTATGTGTTTTAGGTGGTTTCCTTCGGTGCAAGTGCGACATCTGCGGCAAGGCCGTGAAGGGCTTCTCGTTCCGGTGCGCGTCGTGCGGGTTCGACATGCACCCGTGCTGCGCGGCGATGTCGGCGCGGATGGAGCTGCCGGCGGCGCACGAGCACCCGCTGGTGCTggccccggcggcggggggtggCGAGGAGACGAGCTTCGTGTGCCAGGTGTGCAGGCGGGCGAGGCGGGGGCACCACCTCGTGTACCAGTGCCTGCCGTGCGGGTACTGCCTCCACGCCCGGTGCGCCAAGGACATGGTGAACGGGCTGTACGCGCACGGGATCGTGCCGCCGGAGAGGCGGagcgcgctggccgccgccgcaaggGTCACCGTGAACGCGCTGTTCGGGGTCATCGGGGGGCTCATCGAGGGGATCGGGGAGGGGATCGGGGAGGCCTTCGTCGAGAACAttgggaggagcaggaggagcttcAGATGA
- the LOC117846131 gene encoding tetraketide alpha-pyrone reductase 1: MVTSNKGKVCVTGASGFIASWLIKQLLESGYHVVGTVRDPGNRQKVAHLWKLPGAKERLQIVRADLLEEGSFDEAVMSCDGVFHTASPVLAKSDSSSKEATLVPAVNGTLNVLRSCKKNPFLKRVVLTSSSSAVRIRDDAQPNISLDETIWSSVPLCEKMQLWYGLAKVFAEKAAWEFAKENGIDLVTVLPSFVIGPSLSHELCVTASDVLGLLQGDTARFSCYGRMGYVHIDDVASSHILVYETPEATGRYLCSSVVLDNDELVSFLAKRYPIFPIPRRLDKPYGKQTYQLNTSKLQGLGFKFRGLQEMFDDCVQSLKDQGHLLECPL; this comes from the exons ATGGTGACCTCAAACAAGGGTAAAGTGTGCGTAACTGGGGCTTCAGGCTTCATTGCCTCTTGGCTTATCAAACAGCTTCTCGAGTCTGGATATCATGTGGTAGGGACTGTCAGAGACCCAG GAAATCGCCAAAAAGTGGCACACCTTTGGAAATTGCCTGGTGCTAAAGAGAGGCTGCAGATTGTGCGAGCTGATCTGTTGGAAGAAGGGAGCTTTGACGAAGCCGTGATGTCTTGTGATGGCGTCTTCCACACTGCATCGCCTGTCCTCGCTAAATCTGACTCTAGTAGCAAG GAAGCAACGCTTGTTCCTGCAGTAAATGGTACCCTGAATGTGCTAAGATCGTGCAAGAAGAACCCATTTCTGAAGAGGGTTGTTCTTACATCTTCGTCATCTGCAGTGAGGATCAGGGATGATGCTCAACCAAATATCTCACTGGATGAAACAATATGGAGCTCTGTGCCACTCTGTGAAAAGATGCAG CTATGGTATGGCCTGGCGAAGGTATTTGCAGAGAAAGCAGCATGGGAGTTCGCCAAGGAGAATGGCATTGACCTTGTGACTGTTCTTCCCTCGTTTGTGATCGGACCCAGTTTATCCCATGAATTATGCGTTACAGCTTCAGATGTACTTGGCTTATTACAAG GTGACACTGCCAGGTTCAGTTGCTACGGGAGAATGGGATATGTTCACATCGATGACGTCGCGAGCAGCCATATCCTGGTGTACGAGACGCCCGAGGCCACCGGGAGATACCTATGCAGCTCAGTGGTGCTGGACAACGACGAGCTGGTCTCCTTCCTCGCAAAACGATACCCGATCTTCCCCATACCACGAAG GCTGGACAAACCTTACGGCAAGCAGACGTATCAGCTGAACACGTCCAAGCTGCAGGGGCTGGGCTTCAAGTTCAGAGGACTGCAGGAGATGTTCGACGACTGCGTCCAGTCGCTCAAAGACCAGGGCCACCTGCTGGAGTGCCCGTTGTGA
- the LOC117845576 gene encoding uncharacterized protein: MGSCVSRSGAVSAGVAESVHALTAKVVGLDGSMAQFAAPVTAHEALAATASGTASTPPRFLCCSDELDFDAPARALGARDALRPGQLYFALPASMLQRPLSAQDMAALAVKASAALGTAPVVATADAGAPGVPPSLERSKPGAATASNKRQQQRRQTSGRRVAPLVVVSAHADEGDAEWKSDHVHGHGGYGDARKAESGDRTVGKARQGVVGHRGVARRPAAVQRLSAIEEAASE; the protein is encoded by the coding sequence ATGGGTTCGTGCGTCTCCCGCTCCGGGGCGGTGTCAGCGGGGGTGGCGGAGTCCGTCCACGCGCTCACGGCCAAGGTCGTGGGCCTCGACGGCTCCATGGCGCAGTTCGCGGCGCCCGTCACGGCGCACGAGGccctggccgccaccgcctccggcaCAGCGTCAACGCCGCCACGCTTCCTCTGCTGCTCCGACGAGCTGGACTTCgacgcgcccgcccgcgcgctcggCGCGCGTGACGCGCTCCGGCCGGGCCAGCTCTACTTCGCGCTGCCGGCCTCCATGCTCCAACGGCCGCTGTCCGCCCAGGACatggccgcgctcgccgtcaAGGCCAGCGCGGCTCTGGGGACGGCGCCCGTCGTTGCCACCGCGGACGCCGGCGCCCCCGGCGTTCCGCCGTCGCTGGAGAGAAGCAAGCCCGGTGCGGCCACTGCCAGCAAcaagcggcagcagcagcgacggCAGACTTCGGGACGACGAGTCGCGCCGCTCGTCGTCGTGAGCGCGCACGCGGACGAGGGTGACGCTGAGTGGAAGAGCGACCATGTGCACGGGCATGGCGGATACGGCGACGCGCGCAAGGCGGAGTCCGGCGACCGAACCGTGGGGAAGGCGAGGCAGGGAGTCGTCGGTCACAGAGGTGTCGCTCGCCGTCCTGCCGCCGTGCAGAGATTAAGCGCGATCGAGGAAGCAGCTAGCGAATGA